The Mucilaginibacter terrae region TTCAAATTCTTTGAAAAACTCGCCGTCAACCACATAATCAAAGTCATGCTTGCCCAGCTTTAAGCCGGTAAAGGGTATTGAATATGTTTTTAACGATTTCAATGAGCGATAATTAGCCCGCAAATGTAGACAAATTTTATTTAAGTGGAAAACGTTTTTTCAAATTGCGGTAACACCGGTATTACATGCCACATGCTGCTATATCTTCAGCCTGATATTTATCTTACTCAACAGCCCTGCCACCCATATCATCAGGAACGAAAACACCAAACATTTGATTAGTCCACCCATACCTTCGCTCAGGTATTCGGGGTAGCCGTAATCAGTCATGCCGTAAATAGGGTAAAATATGAACGGGATAATATAACAGGTGAATGTGTTGGTACCGGCAGGTTTAATAAAGTTAAACCAATGAAACTTTTGCTTCACATCAACTAAAAACAAAAACACCAGATAAGTAAGCAAACTGATGGAGGTACACATGAGCAACCATGAAGGAGTGTCGCGCGCTTTGGATATACCGCCTATGTAGCGCACTATAAAACCTAAATTACCCAATATAATAGCCAGCAATATAATGCCCGGCCAAAGCAGTTTAAGTTCGTTGCTTTTCATGAGGCGCATATACATTACCGATACCACAACACCGGCCATTGTAAATGCCTGCATAGCGCCGTTACCCGCCAGCCATATATAGCTTTTCCATTGCATAATAAAGCTGAGCCAGCCAAAATGAAAATCGATGTTAATAAAAAGAAACACGATCCAAGCGGCAACCTGAATCCATAACACGCCCTTTGAGTAATGATATATGAGCGCGCAAAACAGGTACGACCAGCCAATGAGACCTAAAATACCCCACCAGCTAAAGTGCAGCCACACGCCGTGATTAGGATCGTTACTACGATATAACACTGACATGGCAATCAATATAGCAATACCAATACCTTGTAAAATGTATCGTCGTATTTTGGGCATATCCCTGTAATCCAAAAATATAAAGAAGAAGCTAAATGTTACCAGGCTTTCCCACACGGGCTTGGGCAGCAGGGTATGAAAATCGTCGTAAGTTTCCATATTGGCATGAAAAAAGCCAATAAGCATTAAGGCTAATGAGCGGGTAATAATGCGAAAAGGCACATGCCTGCCGCTTTGCTCCCTATTTTGAAAGGCAAAAGGGATAGAAAGCCCTACAATGAATAAGAATGCAGGAAATATAACATCGGCCAAACCCAGCGCGTCAACATTGTCGCCGGCGTGATTAAGCCACTCGGGCACGTTCGGCACACCTTCCAGATCATTTACAAAAATCATCAGGAACATGGTAACCGCACGGAAAGCGTCGATAGACCGCACCCGGATATATTGGTTATTCATTATGGTGGTAGATGTATTAAAAGTTTACAACCGGTGTAAATAAGTAACGGCTGTAACAGTTAAACATTGCCATCTGTTTTGCAACAGATGGATGAAAAAGATTAATCGCGGTCGCGGCTCAGCTTGCTAAACTGCAACGGATTTTCATTAAGTACTTCATTTTCGCGGCGACGGCGAACAATATGTATAGCCTCAAACAATGCCTCACGGAACGATACCTCCGAAGCCTTGTTTTTACCGGCAATGTCATAAGCGGTACCATGGTCGGGCGAGGTGCGCACAAAGCTTAGCCCGGCAGTAAAGTTCACCCCCGATTCAAATGCGATTTGTTTAAACGGAATCAGGCCCTGATCGTGGTACATGGCCAGCACGGCATCAAACTGCATGTAAGCTCCGTTGGCAAAAAAGCCATCGGCCGGGTAAGGGCCAAATGCCAGTATGTCGTTGGCACGGGCTTCTTCTAATGCAGGTATTATAATTTCCTTTTCTTCCTGTCCTATCAGCCCGTTATCACCCGCATGCGGGTTTAGCCCTAAAACAGCTATACGTGGTTTACGCACCCAAAAGTCCTGCTTCAGGCTCGAATTCATTAGTTTAAGCTTGGCCAGTATTTTTTCGGTTGTAATGCTTTGTGCAACCTGCGATACCGGTATATGGCCGGTTACCACGCCTACACGCAGGGTTTCGCTCACTAAAAACATAAGCACCTCGCCTGCCCCATCGCGCTCCTGCAAGTACTCGGTATGGCCCGGGAAGGTAAACTCTTCGTTTTGTATATTATCTTTATTAATCGGTGCAGTTACCAAGGCATCAATATTACCGGCCAGTAAATCGTCGGTTGCGCGTTGCAGTGATTTAAAGGCATATTTGCCACCCGCTTCGGTAACGCTGCCCAGTTCAATTTTCACATCTTCTTCCCAACAGTTAATCAGGTTGGCTTTTTTGTGATGAGCATTGGCAGCGCTGTCAATTACGTTAAAATTAAGGTCGTGTACCTGCACTGTGCGGCGGTGAAACGAAGCCACCTTGGTATGCCCGTAAACTATGGGGGTACAATAATCAAATATGCGGGTATCGGCCAGAGTTTTAATGATGATCTCTAAACCAATACCATTAACATCGCCTACACTGATACCTATTTTTAACTTCTCGCTCATATTATTTTGTGTGATTTCACCGATGACATTTATGATTACACCGATATATTCTTTAGTTTGATTACACTGACAAATTTCGATAATACCATCTGACTATTCTAATCAGGTTAGTAAAATCATATCAAAATCAATAAGAAATCGATTAATAAAATCGGTGAAATCTTATCAAAATCGGTGAAATCCAAACATAATCCAACTACAAATAAAGGACTTTCGGTAATAAAGTTTACCATCAAAGCGCAAATATCACGTAATTTGTAAAAATCAGCACCGCGTTAATGTCATTAGTACGAGCAAAAAAGCACCTTGGGCAGCACTTTCTTACCGATAAAAATATCGCATCTAAAATTGTGGAAAGCCTGCGCCCCGAAGCAAAATACACACAGGTTTTAGAGGTTGGCCCGGGTATGGGCATATTATCCGACTTCCTGCTGCAAAAAACCGATTACCAAACCTACCTGATTGATATTGATACCGAATCGTACGAGTTTTTGCAAAAGAAATACCCGCAGTTACAGGAACGCCTCATCAATGCCGATTTTTTAGAAATGGATTTCGGCAGTGTATTCGATAAGCCGTTTGCCATCATAGGTAACTTTCCTTACAATATATCTTCGCAAATACTTTTTAAGGTTTTAGATAACCGCGAGCAGGTAGTTGAGGTAGTAGGCATGTTTCAAAAAGAAGTGGCCGAACGCTGTAACGCCAAAGCAGGCAGCAAAGAGTATGGCATTTTGAGCGTATTTTTACAGGCATACTATAAAGTTGAATATCTATTTACAGTAAAGGCCGGGGTATTTAACCCGCCGCCTAAAGTACTATCGGCCGTAATAAGATTAACCCGTAATGCAACTGCACAACTCAACTGCGACGAAAAGCTGTTTTGGCAGGTTGTAAAAGCAGGTTTTAACCAGCGGCGTAAAACATTGCGCAATGCACTATCAGCCTTAATTAACAAAGAAGCTATGGCTACTGATACCATGCTCGACCTGCGTGCCGAACGCTTGACCGTAGCCGATTTTGTTGAATTGACTAACCGTATAACTGCCAACCGTTAATGCCAAATAAAAGTATTCTTATAGTCGACGACCTTCACCCTATTTTTATTGAACAAGTAGAAGAATTAGGCTACACCTGCCATTATCGTCCGTTAATTAAGCGCGATGAGGCTTTAGAGATATTGGGTAATTATGAAGGGCTGGTTGTGCGCTCAAAATTCCGGATCGATAAACCCGAACTGGATGCGGCTACCAATCTTAAATTCATAGCCAGGGCAGGTGCCGGTATGGATAATATTGATGAGGCTTATGCCGTTCATAAAGGTATCACTTTAATAAACGCTCCTGAAGGTAACAGCGATGCCGTTGGCGAACATGCCGTAGGCCTGCTACTATCACTCATGAATAACCTTAACCGTGCCGATGCTGAGGTAAGAGCAGGTTTGTGGAACCGCGAAGAAAACCGGGGTTATGAACTAAAAGGGCGTACAGTAGGTATAATAGGTTATGGCCACATGGGGCAAAGCTTTGCCCGCAAACTTAAAGGCTTTGAGGTTAATGTAATTGCTTACGACAAATACAAAACCGGCTTTAGCGATGAATATGCCCGCGAGGTAAGCATGGAAGAAATGGTGAAGCACAGTGATGTGCTCAGCCTCCATGCCCCGCTCACCCCCGAAACAAATGGCTTGGTTAACGATGAGTATCTTTTCCATTTTCGTAAGCCTTTATTTTTGCTGAATACGTCGCGTGGCAAGGTGGTGCAAACCCAGGCTGTATTGAACGCCATTAAACAGGGCAAGGTTTTAGGCGCAGGACTTGATGTGCTGGAGGTTGAGAAGTTTCCGTCATTGAGTGAGCAACAATGGTTTGAGGAAATACGCACCAACGGCAAAGTTATATTAAGCCCGCACGTTGCCGGTTGGACATTTGAGTCGTACCGGAAAATAAGCGAGGTGATGGCAGCCAAAATAAAAAATTTGGATATTCAAACTTTAAAATAGTATCTTCGTTTTATACCCAACAAGACTATGGCAGCGTTATAGCTGCATAGTCTTGTTTGTTTTTTATAGCTATCGCGTCCTTTCTTAAATATTAGGGAGGGCGGTTTTTTTTGATAGCTGTTCAACATTAATATCTACTTAAAAAATTGTGTTTATGGCAGAGGTTGCATACTTTACCAAAGAAGGTTTAGAAAAATTAAAAGAAGAATTACAACAGTTAAAAACTACTGGCCGTGCCAATATAGCTAAGGCAATTGCCGAGGCGCGTGATAAAGGCGACTTATCAGAGAATGCCGAGTATGATGCTGCCAAAGAGGCTCAGGGTTTACACGAAACCAAGATTGCCAAAATGGAAGAAACACTGGCAAACGGCCGTTTACTGGATGAATCGAAAATTGACTCATCAAAGGTATTAGCACTTTCAATTGTTACTATTAAAAATACCAAAAACGGCGCAAAGATGACCTACCAACTGGTAGCTGAAAGCGAGGCCGACTTAAAAGCGGGTAAAATTTCGGTGTCATCACCAATTGCCAAAGGCCTGTTAGGCAAAAAAGTAGGCGATAAAACCGAAATTCAGGTTCCGGCTGGCAAAATTGAATTTGAAGTATTGGAGATAAGCAGATAGTTTTTTAGTTATTAGGTTATTGAGTTACTAAGTTCTTTTTTTATAACCCAATTACTTACAACCTAATTACTCAATACACTACATTACCTAACAACTACCTATGAGCATCTTTTCAAAAATTGTAGCCGGAGAGATACCGGCGCATAAAGTGGCCGAGAGCATTGATTATTTGGCTTTTCTGGATATAAGTCCGCTAACTGAAGGGCATGTGCTGGTTATCCCCAAAAAAGAGGTTGATTACCTATTTGATTTGGATGATGAGTTATATACCGGACTGCAGTTGTTTACCAAAATAGTAGCCGAAGGCATTAAAAAAGCCATTCCATGTAAGAGAGTTGGTGTTGCGGTTATTGGTTTAGAGGTGCCTCACGCACACATACACCTTATACCCGTAAACCATGTGGATGATGTAAACTTTGCCCGCCCCAAACTTAGCTTCACTGAGGAAGAGTTAAATGCTACGGCTGAGAAGATCAAAGCTGCGCTGCGCGAGAATTAGTCTTTTTAGAATACAGATTCAGGAATCAAGATAAAACTTGGTTCCTGTTTTTTTTTAAAGAAATTCTACTCTCGATTCTTGACTCTTGACTCCTGACTCTCTTTTTTTTGTTCCTGGATCTTAGCTCTTGGTTCTATCTTCTGGCTTACCACCCTTTTATTATTGTCCTTCACAAAAGATTCCCAGCCCGAGTAGCTTATTTTGCTACCCCGTCCGGTGGTTATTTTTTGAAAACTGTGGCATACGGCTACGGCCAAACCATCGGTTGCATCTAAAAACTCAGGGGTTTCTTTAAAGTTGAGTAAGCGTTGCAGCATAGCGGCTACCTGCTCTTTGGTAGCGTTA contains the following coding sequences:
- a CDS encoding HIT family protein, translated to MSIFSKIVAGEIPAHKVAESIDYLAFLDISPLTEGHVLVIPKKEVDYLFDLDDELYTGLQLFTKIVAEGIKKAIPCKRVGVAVIGLEVPHAHIHLIPVNHVDDVNFARPKLSFTEEELNATAEKIKAALREN
- a CDS encoding heparan-alpha-glucosaminide N-acetyltransferase domain-containing protein; this encodes MNNQYIRVRSIDAFRAVTMFLMIFVNDLEGVPNVPEWLNHAGDNVDALGLADVIFPAFLFIVGLSIPFAFQNREQSGRHVPFRIITRSLALMLIGFFHANMETYDDFHTLLPKPVWESLVTFSFFFIFLDYRDMPKIRRYILQGIGIAILIAMSVLYRSNDPNHGVWLHFSWWGILGLIGWSYLFCALIYHYSKGVLWIQVAAWIVFLFINIDFHFGWLSFIMQWKSYIWLAGNGAMQAFTMAGVVVSVMYMRLMKSNELKLLWPGIILLAIILGNLGFIVRYIGGISKARDTPSWLLMCTSISLLTYLVFLFLVDVKQKFHWFNFIKPAGTNTFTCYIIPFIFYPIYGMTDYGYPEYLSEGMGGLIKCLVFSFLMIWVAGLLSKINIRLKI
- the rsmA gene encoding 16S rRNA (adenine(1518)-N(6)/adenine(1519)-N(6))-dimethyltransferase RsmA; this translates as MSLVRAKKHLGQHFLTDKNIASKIVESLRPEAKYTQVLEVGPGMGILSDFLLQKTDYQTYLIDIDTESYEFLQKKYPQLQERLINADFLEMDFGSVFDKPFAIIGNFPYNISSQILFKVLDNREQVVEVVGMFQKEVAERCNAKAGSKEYGILSVFLQAYYKVEYLFTVKAGVFNPPPKVLSAVIRLTRNATAQLNCDEKLFWQVVKAGFNQRRKTLRNALSALINKEAMATDTMLDLRAERLTVADFVELTNRITANR
- the pdxA gene encoding 4-hydroxythreonine-4-phosphate dehydrogenase PdxA, whose protein sequence is MSEKLKIGISVGDVNGIGLEIIIKTLADTRIFDYCTPIVYGHTKVASFHRRTVQVHDLNFNVIDSAANAHHKKANLINCWEEDVKIELGSVTEAGGKYAFKSLQRATDDLLAGNIDALVTAPINKDNIQNEEFTFPGHTEYLQERDGAGEVLMFLVSETLRVGVVTGHIPVSQVAQSITTEKILAKLKLMNSSLKQDFWVRKPRIAVLGLNPHAGDNGLIGQEEKEIIIPALEEARANDILAFGPYPADGFFANGAYMQFDAVLAMYHDQGLIPFKQIAFESGVNFTAGLSFVRTSPDHGTAYDIAGKNKASEVSFREALFEAIHIVRRRRENEVLNENPLQFSKLSRDRD
- the greA gene encoding transcription elongation factor GreA; translation: MAEVAYFTKEGLEKLKEELQQLKTTGRANIAKAIAEARDKGDLSENAEYDAAKEAQGLHETKIAKMEETLANGRLLDESKIDSSKVLALSIVTIKNTKNGAKMTYQLVAESEADLKAGKISVSSPIAKGLLGKKVGDKTEIQVPAGKIEFEVLEISR
- a CDS encoding NAD(P)-dependent oxidoreductase, which gives rise to MPNKSILIVDDLHPIFIEQVEELGYTCHYRPLIKRDEALEILGNYEGLVVRSKFRIDKPELDAATNLKFIARAGAGMDNIDEAYAVHKGITLINAPEGNSDAVGEHAVGLLLSLMNNLNRADAEVRAGLWNREENRGYELKGRTVGIIGYGHMGQSFARKLKGFEVNVIAYDKYKTGFSDEYAREVSMEEMVKHSDVLSLHAPLTPETNGLVNDEYLFHFRKPLFLLNTSRGKVVQTQAVLNAIKQGKVLGAGLDVLEVEKFPSLSEQQWFEEIRTNGKVILSPHVAGWTFESYRKISEVMAAKIKNLDIQTLK